The Brassica oleracea var. oleracea cultivar TO1000 chromosome C6, BOL, whole genome shotgun sequence genome includes a region encoding these proteins:
- the LOC106296217 gene encoding tubby-like F-box protein 1, producing the protein MSFRSIVRDVRDSIGNLSRRSFDFKLSSLHKEGGGKSRGSVQDCHEEQQQQQPLALVVQETPWANLPPELLRDVIKRLEESESAWPARKHVVACASVCRSWRDMCKEIVQRPEVSGKITFPVSLKQPGPRDATMQCFIKRDKSNLTYHLYLCLSPALLVENGKFLLSAKRIRRTTYTEYVISMHADTISRSSNTYIGKIRSNFLGTKFIIYDTQPPYNNNNKASQAVQPLGLSRRFYSKRVSPKVPTGSYKIAQVSYELNVLGTRGPRRMHCAMDSIPASSLAEGGTVLGQPEIIAPRSLLDESFRTITSSSSRKFISDYSAEFNSARFSDILGPLGEEVEEEGKERVSSPPLVLKNKPPRWHEQLQCWCLNFRGRVTVASVKNFQLIAANQPQTQSDGPDKIMLQFGKVGKDMFTMDFRYPLSAFQAFAICLSSFDTKLACE; encoded by the exons ATGTCGTTCCGTAGCATAGTACGCGATGTGAGAGACAGTATAGGCAACCTGTCTCGTCGTAGCTTCGACTTCAAGCTAAGCAGCCTTCACAAAGAAGGAGGTGGTAAGTCTCGCGGTTCGGTTCAAGACTGTCACGAGGAACAACAACAACAACAGCCTTTAGCACTGGTGGTTCAAGAAACCCCTTGGGCGAATCTGCCTCCCGAGCTGTTGAGGGATGTGATCAAAAGGCTGGAGGAGAGCGAGAGCGCGTGGCCTGCGAGGAAGCACGTGGTGGCTTGTGCTTCTGTTTGCAGGTCGTGGAGAGATATGTGCAAAGAGATTGTTCAAAGGCCTGAGGTTTCTGGGAAGATCACGTTTCCTGTTTCGCTTAAACAG CCTGGACCAAGAGATGCAACAATGCAATGCTTTATCAAGAGGGATAAGTCTAACTTGACTTACCATTTGTACCTTTGTCTCAGTCCTG CTTTGTTGGTTGAGAATGGAAAGTTTCTTCTTTCGGCAAAACGCATAAGAAGAACCACTTACACAGAGTACGTCATCTCCATGCACGCAGACACCATTTCAAGATCAAGCAACACCTACATTGGCAAGATCAG GTCTAATTTTCTAGGGACAAAGTTCATAATATACGACACACAACCTCCTTACAACAACAACAACAAAGCCTCTCAAGCGGTTCAACCTTTAGGACTTAGCCGGAGGTTTTACTCAAAGAGAGTCTCTCCCAAAGTCCCTACCGGTAGCTACAAGATCGCTCAAGTGTCTTACGAGCTAAACGTTCTTGGCACACGTGGTCCGAGGAGAATGCACTGCGCTATGGACTCTATCCCCGCTTCTTCTCTCGCGGAAGGTGGAACCGTGCTTGGACAGCCTGAGATCATTGCCCCCCGGTCTCTTCTCGACGAGTCTTTCCGCACCATTACATCCTCCTCCTCGAGGAAGTTTATTAGCGATTACTCGGCCGAGTTTAACAGCGCTAGGTTTTCAGACATTCTTGGTCCGTTGGGAGAGGAGGTGGAGGAAGAAGGGAAAGAGCGTGTTTCTTCGCCGCCTCTTGTGCTTAAGAACAAGCCGCCGAGGTGGCATGAGCAGCTACAGTGCTGGTGTTTGAACTTCAGGGGACGTGTGACGGTCGCGTCGGTCAAGAACTTTCAGCTTATAGCAGCAAACCAGCCTCAGACTCAGAGTGATGGTCCGGACAAGATCATGTTGCAGTTTGGGAAAGTGGGGAAAGACATGTTCACGATGGACTTCAGGTATCCGCTGTCTGCGTTTCAGGCTTTTGCTATATGTTTGAGCAGTTTCGATACGAAACTCGCATGCGAATGA
- the LOC106300973 gene encoding protein TWIN SISTER of FT-like isoform X1 encodes MSLSPRDPLVVGRVVGDVVDPFMRLISLDVTYGQRQITNGMDLRSSQVLNKPTVEIGGDDLRNFYTLVMVDPDVPSNPYLREYLHWLVTDIPATTGTAFGNELVYYENPCPTSRIHRVALILFRQIGRQTVYAPQWRQRFNTREFSEI; translated from the exons ATGTCATTAAGTCCAAGAGACCCTCTTGTCGTAGGAAGAGTTGTAGGGGATGTTGTTGATCCCTTCATGAGACTGATTTCTCTTGATGTTACTTATGGCCAAAGACAGATAACTAATGGAATGGATCTAAGGTCTTCTCAAGTTCTGAACAAACCAACGGTTGAGATTGGAGGAGATGACCTCAGAAATTTCTACACTTTG GTTATGGTGGATCCAGATGTTCCAAGCAACCCGTACCTCCGAGAATACCTCCATTG GTTGGTGACAGATATACCTGCCACAACTGGAACAGCTTTTG GCAATGAGTTGGTGTACTACGAGAATCCATGTCCCACTTCAAGAATTCACCGAGTCGCATTGATATTGTTCCGACAAATCGGAAGACAAACTGTTTATGCACCTCAGTGGCGCCAAAGGTTCAACACTCGTGAGTTCTCTGAGATCTAA
- the LOC106300973 gene encoding protein TWIN SISTER of FT-like isoform X2, which yields MSLSPRDPLVVGRVVGDVVDPFMRLISLDVTYGQRQITNGMDLRSSQVLNKPTVEIGGDDLRNFYTLVMVDPDVPSNPYLREYLHWLVTDIPATTGTAFGEFFFCQTAMSWCTTRIHVPLQEFTESH from the exons ATGTCATTAAGTCCAAGAGACCCTCTTGTCGTAGGAAGAGTTGTAGGGGATGTTGTTGATCCCTTCATGAGACTGATTTCTCTTGATGTTACTTATGGCCAAAGACAGATAACTAATGGAATGGATCTAAGGTCTTCTCAAGTTCTGAACAAACCAACGGTTGAGATTGGAGGAGATGACCTCAGAAATTTCTACACTTTG GTTATGGTGGATCCAGATGTTCCAAGCAACCCGTACCTCCGAGAATACCTCCATTG GTTGGTGACAGATATACCTGCCACAACTGGAACAGCTTTTGGTGAGTTTTTTTTTTGTCAAACG GCAATGAGTTGGTGTACTACGAGAATCCATGTCCCACTTCAAGAATTCACCGAGTCGCATTGA
- the LOC106300972 gene encoding extensin-3 has translation MGSPMASLAATLLVLALSLGFVTETTANYYYSSPPPPVKHYTPPVYKSPPPPVKHYSPPVYKSPPPPKKDYEYKSPPPPVKHYSPPPVYKSPPPPKKHYEYKSPPPPVYKSPPPPVYHSPPPPKKHYEYKSPPPPVYKSPPPPVYHSPPPPKKHYEYKSPPPPVYKSPPPPVYHSPPPPKKHYEYKSPPPPVYKSPPPPVYHSPPPPKKHYEYKSPPPPVYQSPPPPVYHSPPPPKKHYEYKSPPPPVYSPPPPVHYSPPHHPYLYKSPPPPYHY, from the coding sequence ATGGGGTCACCAATGGCCTCTTTGGCAGCAACTTTGCTTGTCTTAGCACTTTCTCTTGGTTTTGTAACTGAAACCACCGCAAATTACTACTACTCTTCTCCTCCTCCACCGGTCAAACACTACACTCCTCCGGTGTACAAGTCTCCTCCACCACCGGTAAAGCACTACTCTCCTCCGGTTTACAAATCCCCACCTCCACCAAAGAAGGACTACGAGTACAAATCACCTCCACCACCGGTTAAGCATTACTCTCCTCCTCCAGTTTACAAGTCTCCACCTCCTCCCAAGAAACATTACGAGTACAAATCACCTCCTCCACCGGTTTACAAATCTCCTCCTCCTCCGGTTTACCACTCACCTCCACCACCTAAAAAACACTACGAGTACAAATCACCTCCTCCACCGGTTTACAAGTCTCCTCCCCCTCCGGTCTACCACTCTCCTCCACCACCTAAGAAACACTACGAGTACAAATCTCCTCCTCCACCGGTTTACAAGTCTCCTCCTCCTCCCGTCTACCACTCTCCCCCACCACCGAAGAAACACTACGAGTACAAATCTCCTCCTCCACCGGTTTACAAGTCTCCTCCTCCTCCGGTTTACCACTCTCCTCCACCACCTAAGAAGCATTACGAGTACAAATCTCCTCCTCCTCCGGTTTACCAGTCTCCTCCCCCTCCGGTTTACCACTCTCCGCCACCACCAAAGAAACACTACGAATACAAATCGCCGCCACCTCCCGTCTATTCTCCTCCTCCACCGGTTCACTACTCACCTCCTCACCACCCCTACCTTTACAAATCTCCACCTCCTCCATACCACTACTAG